The sequence TCATATACGGTGAAAACTAATCttattattgtaagcaaagatggatagtggctagcagtggaatccacgacgcgcatttcgtcctacttgggactcgtcagctggacgagcctgcatctcagagttgttgtcccctctgggactcgaacctagtaccctcgcttcaaacgccatcgcgttatccactcggccactgagtcctgatagccacttgcttgtgcgatgggctgaagtttaaattcattaagtatcgtttgtttgaatcttcccatctttccttacaatgcttgtgaattaaggctatatcgaggcaatacgcacagaatgcacatatgtcaattagagactgaccagttgcagtccaaaccatcgatgggaagattcaaacaaacaatactaaatgaattgaatcttattattattatgacattTCATTTTCACTTGTTGTTACATCGATTATTTGTACGAATTATATTGTTAGTTAGCAAGTAATTAaacttcatatatatgtatacactgCTCATTAATAAAGTTCACCTCAcatttattatcttttttaaatatGTAGTGTCGTACAGAATTGAAGAGTTAAAACTACATGAGGTAAATAACCTACAAATATTACGAGACAGAACATGTGCTTCTTGGTAGTTTACTGTTTGTATTTATTAGAGTTAGtatagaaaacaataaaaataaatcatttttcacATGAAAAGCCAACCTCCATGTAACAATGTGAATaacaatattttcaaatatactTACGAAGGACACCAGCTCAAACATACATCATCGAAAAAGATATTGTGAATACTAAACAGATATTTACTTTATGAATGATGTAAACAACGTAGTGTTTAAAGTGTTTACAAGTGTTGTAGGCTGAAGAGATAGGTGTGACAAGCAGAATTATTTGAACAAGGTTACTGGTATAGTATGTCAGGGTAATGATACCGATAAAAGTtgttataattttatatttccTTAGCTGTACAACCTAAAGTAGGTTTATTTTTAAGAAATATGATCAACATTATATAACCTATATGGGTTAATTAAGAAGATTGTACACTAAACTGTAAATACTTGATAGTCGTATCATAAAATTTAATTGATGTCTTGTTAACACCTTACACTAGGTTCCCATCAGTGTGCCACTGTCGCTCACCCATACTCATTTAACTTAATAATCTTACATATTTCATAATTGCAACTGATTTATAGGAAAACTACGGGAAATTTTCCTTTAATTTTTGAAATGAAGGCTATTAGCTAAGAGTTTTGAGATAGAGTATTGGAAGTTCTGTTGTGCATTTTCGACTTCTGAAATCAGTTGCTCTGTACTTGTGGAAGGCATCCACTGATGTTGCGAGATACAAAATGAGATGAATGGTTAGTTGACTGAAGTTAAAGGTAGGATCATTGAATATCAATTCAGTAGTTCGACGGTATCATGATCACTACGTTCCTTAACGTTAAAAGAAATGACCTCAGTTAGAGGGAAAAACCTATTTAGAACGTATAACGTTAACAGTAGTTCTTAGGCTGATATTATTTGGTAGTGTAAAATAGTTATAAGAAATCTTCCCTGGATATGGATCTGGTTAGATGAGTATTTTGATAGTTATATTACTGACAATgacaaataatttaaaaaccATGTAGATGAACTGAACGAAATTTGATAAACAAGATTAGTTAAATATAACGATAAACGTAGTTTCCATTACTTAGCAATAATATACAACTTCTTCTAGATGTGATTGGTCTCTATACATGAAGCACCTTGTTTGCTTATTATTGGCGGGTTAAAATCATAATAacaatgtaaaataatttaatgaacaatataatcATACTTTTGATCTAGTTCGTTAGGTATTACATCATTTGTATACTTTCTTACATTGTTTTCAGGGTAAATGAATCGGAATATTTATGAGCGAATCTCTCTTTGATGAATTGGATATCAGGTTGCTCTTAACTCAGAAAATCATTCGTTTAGTATGAAAGGTTGACACTGGACGCTTTCCAAATATCTAATCATAACAATACAAatagattattttttaaattcagttaCTCCTAACTTCAAATATCTACCGACCAGTGGGTAATGAGTTATTTGTTAAATGAAAACGTTTTGTTCACAATACTGTACTGTTCAGTGATAACACTCAGTTCCCAACACTCAATTACATTTTCTTGGCTTTCTTtgttaaaaatagtttttttttcattagctTGATGAAACTAGATGTTCTAATTAAAATCCACAAAACTTGTTTAGTGGTTTATGATTTTCAAATACCTATGTCAACAATCTTTTCTCCTCTACTTTAGTAACAGGCTACACTTGAGCTAGTAAACAAGcttataatcattatttttgCAATTTATAAGTGGAGCCAAGTAAACTAATTAGATATAATCGGTTAGTTAAATAGATAGGCAACATAAAAACCAGTAGCGTCGTCTGTTTTGGTTCCACTTAATCATAGTTGCGTTTAGTTTTACTTGTTCCATGGATTTTAGAATAAGAAATTGTAAGATGTTGATGGAAGTGTAGTCTGAATATGTTTGTGCCGTTTTTTATGTAGAAGACGTAGGGATCAAATAATGGGAAAGACTTAAATACAGTATAACTAATTAAAATTTACTATACGGAACATAAAAAATCATTATAGATTGACATTATTTTCCAATACATTGCATTTCCCTGTTATTTTGAAGTCATTACGAAATGAAAAATCCTCAACACTAATATATTCCAAGACGTTATCTTGTACTAGTTTGAAACCTCTAATTAATGTCTACAACAATCATCTGAAGTAATCAAACATAGAATTTCTGGGGAGTCCTTGACTGTTGACTCCTTAATTTGTAATTTGGTGATGGATAGCTATTGCATTCAGTTACATTTGATTTAATCTGAATGTTAACTGAGTTAGCTGGCTATTATTATTGAACTCAGGGATCCTAACTTTATTCAATCTACACATGATTTTCTTCCATTGGAATTATAAGGATTTGAAATAGTAGTAGATTGTGACTGAGGTTTCCTTGAGGTTACGAAATGCGTTCAAACTTAGTATTGCGATACATCCCAATCAGGTAAACGTAACTATAATGTGAATGACTATTCTTTTTATACTAAAATACGTTTTTTCAGAGTTTTTATACCAGTAAACAATTATGTAAATAACTTACATTCAAATGAACAAGTACTCATTTATACTGCTCGAAAGGTTAGTAACTGAAAGGTTACAGGAATTTAAAGGATAATATCTGGGAGTGCTGACTGTAATGTACCATAGGAAGCTAACTTTAAAATGATTAAATGATGAGTTATATTGATTTACTATTTAAATTTAACTTAGAAGTTATAACCTTGAATAATCTAAAGTAATCTGCAGTGCTCCATCTGTGTACAGTTCATTTTATAGTATCATTATCTAATAATGTTGGATACAAATCTTCCATGTACACAATAATCATCATTCACCATATTATCCAATAAATTTAAAGTGTAATACGCAATAATTTTTACAATACAATTTCTGAAATATCGTGTTATAGTTTGGTGTTATCTCCTTGTCAATATTCAGAACTGAATTCTGATAACTCTTAGTTGATATATTTGCATCCAATGCATACTTCTTCGGTTTAGACATTAGGTTGCAAATTATTTATAATAGATGGATCAtagataacagtggaatccaagacatgcatttcgttttatttggggtCCATCAGTTGGACGTACATACAACCTAGCATTGTTGTTCAAAGTGAAAGTTGATCTAACACCTTTCGAGTGAAAATTCCAATGAGTGATCCACTAAGTTATATCTGAGTTCAGCCTTTCATTCTAGTTCTAGCCACAAACCAGCTGCTCTCAATTCCTGAAAAATTTTTCTGTTAGATAGTCTTGTATTTTCTTAATATCACGTACTCACTTAAGTTACAAAGCCATTGAGAACCAAGAGTACCGCAAGCTATGTCCTTGTGGGTTCGATCACCAGTGGGTCAGGgaatgtgcactgatgagaAGCACCATACTAGAACGAATCGACTGTCTATtgattcctggttttcaatgaataTCTAATTAAGGTTGGTTTGTAATATCAATAACATtgaataatctccacaaacccccatatTGATAATTCTGTATTGTTTCCATATTCTAGACTAGCTAGGAAAGTgttttgtataaaatataaCTTCCCGCTTCATAGAGAAAATAAAGCTTCCACACTTTCGGAAATGAATGCAAACTTCTAAACGTAACTAAAGTCATCAACGATACAGTTAACCTTATGCTTATtttagataattaataaaattaattattatccATAAAAGTAGTAGAAAAGCAGAGTTTATATAATGAGCGAATAAATGATGTGATATTATTAAAAACTGGAGAGTATTAAATACGTAATTCATCCTAATTTGTGATTTCTCAACGACATGCACTAATAAACATACTTCGGATAAAATTTAGAGCCTTAAATTTTGGTTACGTCAGTTAGTCTATGGATGCAATAGGACCTATCAACTAATATTTCACTTCGAACTGTGTTTAGTTCCACTTTGGTTCATGGATGTGAACTGTTAAGAAGTCCTAAACAGGAACAAAATGGTTATCTGGTAAGTCCTTACCTTTGATAGTCCTCCAAATGACGTCAATTTTTCTAAGGATATCCCATACTGACTACGTAACAATTGTTTAGTTGATAGTCTTTTACCGTCTAATGATGGTATTAAATCAATTAAACTTAATCGATAATTTACATGTTGATTATAACAGTTATCACTATGTGAactaataatgattatgatcaACGTTACAATTGTTTACATTTTCTACAGCATTATCAGTACAAAATCTCCATCAAGAAATCAATATGAGTAtcaaaaaaaatcaattcattAACTGCTAGCTTATTTTTTGTGAATAAGAAGTTTCATTACACCTTATAACAATCTGATTTACTGTAAAAAAATTTGTATTCATATGATTCAATTatcaatgtttttttctttttcaaactCTATTCTCCAGGTTATCAATAATCCAGTGATGTTTTTCGTATATAAAACATAAAAAAGTAATCTGATTGATTAGTTACAACACTATGATGTATTCtttcataaattaaataaatttattgatttatttgagaTTACAGTTTTTTAATGATAGTGATATATTGATTATCAAAATGAGTGATCATTCATTGATTGataatcaaaatcatttattataatTCTAGTCATGCACTATGGTTACTAAATAAGTAGTAGATTCTAATATAAAGGAATTGTTACATTTAAATATTATGCAATATAATCATTGTTTTCATCCTATGAGTTACATTGTTATCATGAAAATTATTGCTAATTGTTCCTGTTATCTTCTATTGTTAATTTATGTTGTGTATCTAACTTATTAAACATTTCTATTAATGCTAATGTAATAAAAAAGGATTTTAAATAATCAGTACGATGAAGATCTTTTTTAGTTGAAATCTGTTGTTAACGTTGTATGTAATCAACAAAAAAGTGCATAAATTATGCAAATTAGTTTTGTTTTGGGTCTGTTGAAAGTACTAAGCCAAAACACTGCTTACCATGGATGTTGCGATCATCATGACATATAAAAAATAGATGATATTACTTGTGAGGAACTACATCCTCTCCCAGAAATTCGAGCCTATGTCACGTGGAATTGTAATCGATGTTAACAAGTGGTAGCAGACGTTTTGCTGGATGTCGAATCGGGTTACTCTGACTGACGTTAATGTTACAACAACaatgataattttgtaaataacgGTTATTAATTAGCTTTTATGGATTACTAGATTAATAAACTACGATATCTACAGCAGTGGAGGTGAATGCGAATTCGCAAACTAATACACTTGACTCTTTTCAAATTTGTGAAATCAATACACCCAAGTCACGATACTTAGGAACCAAATGTTGGTTGATAtgtttatgaaattatttattttaacggTAAACGGTAATTAAATTTAGTCCAAAGAGTCTTTGAAACCGAGTCATAAACAACATGCACAGGAACGCAGCAATAACTTGATTCCAGGATTAATTTCAGTACAAAAGCTTATAAGTTCACCATCAGCTTGTCGAAGAAATATActcaaaaatgatttaattacATGTTAGTCAACTTTTGGAGTTAATTTTTATAGTTTCCATCAAAACCTTAAAGTACTGAGTAGACTTTTCTTTTTAGTGTAGGACCGTTAAACAATAACCTCTGACTCCTAAATCTGTATGTAGGAATAATTGAATAGTCCCTATGGCTTTTTACGATGGTTTTCAAGTTGATATCGTTTCGAGAtaaaaattaccactgaaatatCCCACGCTTTATAAACCATATAACTTGCTTCATCGCCATACAATGAAGTTGGGTATTATAATTCTTTAATGTTAACGTCATATCTCTATTATATGATCGCATTTACAAGAATTCCGTAGCACTGAAGCGAAATATAAGACTGTACACCAACATTCGAAAACAAGGTAGTTTCAATAATTCCTATATAACTTAAATGATTTACAGTCTTTCATTTCATTAATAATCTCTGAATCAATTTGATCTGTTTAGGAAGTTTGTAGTCATTTTTAATTAGTGATTTTTATCTGTCTAGCTTACTGAAAACTTCATCGATTGCAGACGTGTACAGTGAAATcataaaaatggaaaaaaattgactcatgactatAGCTGCATTTGTGaaaaataaagtattttattattgttcggtcgattatttgtttgtatttcaAAATTAGGTTTAACAGACTTAAAAAAGTACACAAAGgtcttttatattttataagattGCTCATGACAAGTTTTCCTATCGAACGTTCAATTTTTCATCTTTTATCAGTTCAGCACATTTATTTTACAATGTTTATGTTACTAGTATGTCTATGAGTTGTTTGCACTATATCTATATTAGCAATGTTATGTGTTACCAGGATTTCTTGACTGTTTAGTGAATCCGATCACTGGTCATCAGGTAGTATATGAAGTTATGTTGTTTAGTTACCAACATTGATAAAATCCAACTTATCAAATTTGTAATTTGATCACTAAGCTGAGTAATCTCAGGAGTTAGGTAGTTATGAAGAAGTGACAAAAAGTCAACAATGTTATTGCTATTAGCTTTCTGATGATGAAtgtattattataaattttatttggcAATTTATGCCGTACATATATTAATGTCCGATATTAATCAATTGCTCAAATCGAACCTTTATACATACACTTATGTATTTGCTTACTTCAGATATTCAGCATATATTTGTAAGAATAATATGGTTATTTTGGTTAAGTTATTAAAAACTATTGCTTAGATGTTTTGCATGATTAACATTTTCCTAAGCTGCCTTAGCCATTTCAACCAGTGTATTCGGTGGGGATCGAACAGTAATAGAAAAGGCTAAACAAACATGACACTAGTCACAACTCAGTGATTAATTATTCGTAGTTAATATACCGGAATAAAATGTATTAGAGAGCTAACATTCAGTTGAATGGTTGAGAAAGTCACAAATTTCCTTTAGGTCATGTTAGGTACTGACGGTAATGTCTGATTTAAGCTCATCTGATGTTTCTGCTCTTCATGATTATTTCTAGAAAGACAATGAAAACTACACTATTAAGTCATTCAGCTAGTAGAAAATGCTTTTAACAAAGTGATACTCATAGTTTGTAAGTCTTCTCTGTGTTCCCAAAAACATAATCATAAAACAATACATCACACGAATAAGACACAGATTATAACATTaccattttaaaaatgtttcaaaagataatcaatagtTTTTTATTTGGGCCCTGAGGGAACCTAAGTAAACCATTGAATTACACTTCTGATTTGGATAAATACTCGTTATCTTTTTAACTGAGTATaaaacaaaatgttaatcaGAGATGAAGCCGaaatttaaaatcatttaaCAATCATGTGAATTAACAAAGATTATACCATTATGtttactatatataaaaatcaaaacaGTGTATAAAATACAGtctttatgaaataaataattgaaaacaacAAACCATTGAGCGACTATTTCATACTCATTCAACGATACCATGAACACAATGAATTCGAAGCAAATTTCTTAGTGTAGTTACTTACATTGGTTTTGTTTATCTATACAGGATGTAGAATAATAATGTATACAATGTTAAACtgatattgttttttatttaattaatatgtTGACATAAACTCGACACAAACTGAGCTTAAATTTAAATTGAAGAAACAATATTAAGAAATAAGTAAACTAGTTGTTTTGAACTATATATTGGTtagttttcaatattcaatctaCAAGTGTTTGTTTAATATGATATTGGAACATTTAAAACACACATATAATAACAATATGAGGGGATTTTCTGTAGAGATTTTtagaaatttttatatatagttgaaatcatgagtcaattgaagctagaccactgtggaaaacctggaagcactaagcTCAGTTTGTGTCGAGTTTATGTCAACNNNNNNNNNNNNNNNNNNNNNNNNNNNNNNNNNNNNNNNNNNNNNNNNNNNNNNNNNNNNNNNNNNNNNNNNNNNNNNNNNNNNNNNNNNNNNNNNNNNNNNNNNNNNNNNNNNNNNNNNNNNNNNNNNNNNNNNNNNNNNNNNNNNNNNNNNNNNNNNNNNNNNNNNNNNNNNNNNNNNNNNNNNNNNNNNNNNNNNNNtgactcatgatttcaactatatataaaaataacaatGTGAATGTAAAAACAATTTTCAGTATGAATTATCAATATAAGAAGAATATctgataaaacaaaaataatgataaacttcACTTTAGTTTACATTTTTAAACCTTAACTGACCCAATGTATCAATTGTAGGTTTTTAATTTCCTAAAGTTTCGGAAGTAATTATTGACTAATATCAGCAtttcattaaaatgaaataataaaactttCAGAATTGATGAGAAAATTATGAAACATCAAACAAATTTGATAAGTCTTggtgattgaacgctatattccgatcctaagctagtctcgtaaaccccaagctagaactacacagcgacttgaacacgagagaaaaggcgcaaaatatacgggaagcactttactctaaaggttcatttatgtacagaaaatatagggtttctatagtattttagaagtccttgggtttttcCTGAAAactctagaatactactaaacatagcagcagtgtagtaatcagccaatcagaacctctccAATTGACTCTTCATTtacgcgatatttctagcaaaacttctaatcaaacgctgattggataaaatgcttcctaATATTtactgagcttgtcatgtctattgcgagaaattttcaggatcatcccaacaaaattatcaaaaatattaCTAATAACCTGTTAATAATACTAGCCAATAATTATGCATGTTAAACAACGTAGACAAATACAACTCTTATTAAGTATGATGTAAAGATTTCCCATAAAAACTACATGACCAATACATTTCATTGAAAAGAATAGAAGTATACAAAAATGCTTAGGTAATTTTACCTTTTGATTACTAAAATCATATGTATACAATTAATCAATTTCTAGCTTGTCTAAAAAATGTGGAACAAATAACAATACTAAACAAATAGTtcaagaaggggttttgtggagatttcagtattttcatagttgaaatcatgagtcaattgaagctagaccaccaattaACTgatagagttctagtgagaagcagtaaccagtggagttcaaccacgtctgttgagagataacaactcactaaagacaattggtgaacggttgctcaaacttcatggattggttgaagttagacattaacaccgttggatgccggccatcccagtcgtctagaggttaagtgctctagcgcgagactagtaggtcatgggttcgaatctctcgaggcgggatcgtgaagtCATGTGAAGTCatggataatttttttaaaaaattacttttgattttacaatatttaccaTTCGATACAATCATGTTTTTTCTTCCTAAATCTGTAAAATAATTATAGTTCGAATATTTTGATGAGATAGTCTCAATTTAGAACTGGTCAGATGTCTATCTAACTAGACAGTCTTAAATACATTTTAGTTAAAACAAAAAACGAGCTTATCGGAAGAATCTCCATACACAAATCagtttatatatctatattgaaTGTAAGAGGAACAATCAATGGAAAACTGTAATGTCACTCaaacagttttttttcaaaacaaaaataatattatcattaatcaataaaataataataataataaaagaagaaaacaaaacacaCTCATTTTCATTATTGTCATGTATTGTTATCATGATAATTAATAAATGTAAAAAgtactatatat is a genomic window of Schistosoma mansoni, WGS project CABG00000000 data, chromosome 1 unplaced supercontig 0010, strain Puerto Rico, whole genome shotgun sequence containing:
- a CDS encoding membrane associated guanylate kinase inverted related, translated to MYTLLINKVHLTFIIFFKYVVSYRIEEVFIPVNNYVNNLHSNEQVLIYTARKSKESLKPSHKQHAQERSNNLIPGLISVQKLISSPSACRRNILKNDLITC